The sequence TAAGTAATCCTGATGAAATTAATATACTTGGTTTGATTAATACAAATGCTTTGATGGCTGTTGTCCATTCATTCTTTTTAACTGGTGAGCTTTCACAGTTTATGGAGCAAACCAATCCTCTTGCCGCAATAACTCATATGAGAAGATTGAGTGCTTTAGGACCAGGAGGTCTAACCCGAGAAAGAGCAGGCTTTGAGGTACGGGATGTGCATTATTCTCATTATGGTAGAATATGCCCAATTGAAACCCCCGAAGGTCCTAATATCGGTTTGTTAACTTCACCTGCTATTTATTCTCGCGTAAATAAGTATGGATTTCTTGAAACACCATATATAAAAGTTAATAATGGAACACTTACTCGCGAGGTTGATTATTTGGATCCAGTACAAGAAGAACATCAGAATATTGCTCAGGCAGGAATTGAGGTCGATAAGGCTGGAGATATCTCTAAAAATACTATATTCTGTTTATCAGGAGGGGACTTTGTCAGGGTTCATAGAAATGAAGTTAACTATATTGATGCATCAAGACAGCAAATTGTTAGTGTTTCAGCAGGACTTATACCATTTTTAGACCATGACGATGCTAATCGTGCTCTAATGGGTTCTAATATGCAAAGACAAGCTGTGCCGTTAATCAAACCAGAACCACCTATAGTTGCCACAGGTATTGAAAAATTGGTAGCTAAAGATTCTGAACTTGCTGTAAAAGCTCCATTTGACGCTATTGTTGAAAAAGTTACTTCTGAACAAATTTTTCTTAAAAGAAATAAGGATACGCGAAAAAAGGATTCTATTTCATCGTTAGAAGAAACAAGAATAATAGAATTAAAGAAGTTTACTCGTACAAATCAAGATACCTGTGTTAATCAACATCCGGAAGTTGTTGTGGGACAAAGGATTAAAAAGGGAAATTTGATATCTGATGGACCCGCAATAAAAAATGGAGAATTGGCTCTTGGTAGAAATATGTTAGTTGCTTTTATGCCCTGGTATGGATATAATTATGAAGATGCTATTATAATTAGTGAACGGGTAGCAAGAGAGGATGAACTTACTTCAATCTATATTCAAGAACTGGAGGTATTAGTTAGAAAAACAAGGGAAGGTAATGAAGAATTAACTAATGATATACCAAATGTGCCTAAATATGCCTTAAGAAATCTTGATAAAAATGGTGTTGTGCGAGTAGGGTCTCATATAAAATCGGGCGATATTTTAGTAGGAAAAATTACTCCGAAATCCTCTGGAATAGACTTATCACCAGAGGAAAAACTTATGAGAGCTTTATTTGGTGAAAGAGCTGGTGACTTTGCAGATACTTCGTTAAAAGCAAAACCAGGAATGGAAGGGGTTGTAGTAGATGTGCAAGTTTTCTCACGACAAGAGGAAGATCAAATTTCCGAAGAAGAGAAAAGCGTAAAACTTAAGGAATTAAAATCTAAATATGACCAAGCGAACAAAAAAGTTTATAAATATATGAATAAAAAGCTATCAGAATTATTAATTGGAGAGACTGCTAATCGAATTACTGAAATAAAAACTGGTAGGTTCTTTATACCACCAAATACTGTTATTACAGAAGAAAATTTTAAAAAGATTAATTTTAAAAAGCTCAATATTGAAAAGGATCTTGTTGTAAATGAGAAGAAGAATGAGTTGATTTACAATGAGATTATCTATGATGTAAAGAGTATATTGGAGGAAAACGAGAATAATTATAGAAAAGAGAGAGACAGGATACGATATGGAGATGAACTCCCTTCAGGTGTTCTAAAAATGGTTAAGATTTTTATTGGGAAAAAACGTCAAATAGAAGTTGGTGATAAAATATCAGGAAGGCATGGCAATAAAGGGGTTATATCAAGGATTGCACCTATTGAGGATATGCCTTTTCTTGAAGATGGCACACAAGTAGATATAATTCTCAATCCTCTTGGAGTTCCTTCACGAATGAATATAGGTCAGATATTAGAAACTCATTTAGGTTGGGCTGCTAAAGTATTAGGTTATGGGGTAGAAACCCCTGTCTTTGACGGTGCAAAAATATCAGAAATTCTTGATCACTTGAAAAAAGCAGGCTTACCTGAAAATGGTAAAGTGGTTCTCTATGATGGAAAAGATGGAGAAGCTTTTCATGAAAAAGTCACTGTTGGCATAATATATATGATGAAACTTAATCATCTTGTTGTTGATAAAATGCATGCGCGATCAACCGGCCCATACTCACTGGTTACTCAACAACCGTTAGGTGGTAAAGCACAACATGGAGGGCAGAGATTAGGAGAAATGGAGGTTTGGGCATTAGAAGCCTATGGTGCTTCTCGTCTACTCCAGGAGATGCTTACTGTGAAATCTGATGATGTTGATGGAAGAAATCATACTTATGAAGCCATTACAAAAGGTAAAGAATTGCCAGCCCCAGGAATACCTGAATCATTTAATGTGTTAGTTAGCGAACTTAAAAGCCTATCCCTTGATGTTAAACTGATCTCAGAAAAATCAGAAAATAACTTGAGCAATTAATCATAACTTTATAAGGAATATTGAATGATTAGAGAATTAAAAAGAGATAAAGTTGTCAAAGATTATAATGCAGTTAGCATCAAAATTGCTTCTCCTGAAAAAATAAGAGACTGGTCTTACGGTGAGGTTACAAGACCGGAAACCATTAACTATAGAACCTTGAAGCCAGAAAAAGATGGCTTGTTTTGCGAGAAGATTTTTGGACCTGTAAAAGATTATGAATGTTCTTGTGGAAAGTATAAGAAGTATAGATTTAAAGGATTGATTTGCGATCGCTGTGGTGTGGAGGTTACAACTTCCAAAGTTCGCAGACAAAGGATGGGTCATATTGGGTTGGCTGTTCCAGTTGCTCATATCTGGTTTGTAAAATCCATTCCAAGCCCTATTCAGCTTCTTTTAGATCTAAAATCAAGTGAATTGCAACGCATTTTGTATTATGAATCATATATCGTATTAAAGCCTGGAGCTTCAGATTACAATATTGGTGATATAGTTGACGAAGTTGCATATATTGAAGCAAAAGATAAATATCCTACCGGGTTTGTTGCTGAAATGGGTGCTGAACCAGTTAGAAAACTTTTAGAACAAATTGATCTAAATGATGAGGCTGATAAGTTACGTACTGCTATTAAGTTTGAAACAAAACAAAAGAAGATAAAACTCATCAAAAAACTTAAAATTGTTGATTCTTTCATAAATTCTGGCAATAAGCCTGAATGGATGATTCTGGAAGTTCTTCCTGTTATGCCTCCTGACTTGCGACCCTTGGTTTATCTTGAAGGTGGAAATTTTGCTACTGCTGACTTTAATGACCTTTATCGTCGTGTGATAACTCGTAATAATAGATTAAAGGCTCTTATGGAAGGTCACGCTCCTGAAGTAATACTCCGAAACGAGAAAAGAATTCTACAAGAAGCTGTGGACGCTCTGATGGATAATAGTAGAAAATCAAGGCCTGTTAAAGGTAGAGGAAATCGTCCGCTTAAATCACTAAGCGATCAACTAAAAGGAAAACGAGGTAGATTTAGACAAAATTTATTAGGTAAAAGAGTTGATTACTCAGGGCGTTCAGTTATCGTTATAGGACCAGAACTAAAGTTAAATCAGTGTGGTTTGCCAAAAAGAATGGCTTTAGAGTTATTTAAACCATTCATTATTGAAAAGATTGAAAAAATTGGTGCCGCAAGCACAACAAAGCAAGCAAAGAGACTAATTGAGGGGAAAAAACCTGAGGTATGGAAAATCCTTGAAGAAGTAATAGAAGATTATCCTGTCCTCTTGAATAGAGCTCCAACATTACATCGTCTAAGTATCCAAGCATTTCAACCAATTTTGGTTGAGGAAAAATCAATCCAACTTCATCCGTTATTATGCTTCCCATTTAATGCTGATTTTGATGGTGACTCAATGTCTGTTCATATCCCTCTATCAGGTGAAGCGCAAATAGAAGCTCGTGTGCTGATGAGCCCCGTTAATAATATTCTCTCTCCTGCTAATGGAAAACCTGTCTTAGTGGCAAGTCAAGATATAGTCCTTGGAGTATATTTTTTAACCTGTGCTCTGTCTGATGAACCTGAAGAGACTAAAAATTTACCTAAATTCAGTTGTGCTAACGAAGTAGAAATGGCTTTTGAAAGAAATAGATCAGAACTTTATGGTAAAAATATAATGGAAGATCGAGATTCTAAGTCTGATAAGATTCATATCCATTCCTGGATTGACTACAAAATTCCAGGAAAAGATGAAAGAGTTATTACAACTGTTGGTAGAGTTATCTTTAATCAGATAGTTCCAGAAGAGTTAGGTTTCCAGAATTATGTCTTTGATAAAGGTAAAATAAATCAGCTAACATACGAAGTCTTTAAATCTATGGGCGCAAGGAGAACTGCAACTTATTTAGATGAATTGAAAGATTTAGGATTCAGATATGCTACAAAGTCTGGAACTACATTTAGCCAGAGCGATATCGTTGTTCCAAAAGGGAAAAAAGCAATATTAGGCTATGCAGATGCTGATGTTGATGAAATCCAGAATGATTATGAGAATGGTATAATTACTGATAGTGAGCGATATGAAAGATTAATTGATAGATGGAAAATTGCAACTGAGGATATTACAGATATAATGATGGAAGAGCTAGAAAAGGATAAAAATGGATTTAATCCTATATGGATAATGTCAAGATCTGGTGCTCGTGGTGGTCGTGACCAAATAAAACAATTAGGTGCAATGCGTGGCTTAATGGAAAAGCCTCAAAGAAAACTTACTGGTGAGATAGGCGAAATTATTGAAAATCCAATTAAATCGAATTTTAAAGAAGGTCTAAGCATATTGGAGTATTTCATATCAACACATGGTGCAAGAAAAGGACTTGCAGATACAGCCTTAAAAACAGCAGATGCCGGTTATCTAACAAGAAGATTGGTTGATGTTGCTCAAACTGCTGTTATTACAGAAGAAGATTGTGGCACAATGGAAGGTGTTGAGATGACACCACTTAAAGAAGGAAATAAGATTATAGAGCCCATCGGTGATAGAATTAAAGGAAGGACGGCAGTTGAAGAAGTTCTTGACCCAGTTAGTGGAGAGATTATTGTAGAGGTCGGGGAAACTATATCTGATGAAAAAGCAAGTCTGATTCAGAAACATGGTATAAGATCTGTTAAAATCCGTTCCGTTCTTACTTGTGAAGCAGAAAAAGGAATTTGTGCAAAATGTTATGGAAGAAATCTTGCAACGAATAAACCAGTTGTCATTGGTGAACCAGTTGGAGTTATTGCTGCTCAAAGTATTGGAGAACCTGGCACTCAACTAACATTAAGAACTTTTCATATTGGCGGAGCCACAAGTACTGCTGTTGAAAAAGCAGAAGTCAATGCTGAAAGTGACGGTCTTATTAAATTTGAGAGACTTGATTATGTTTTTAATCGCGAAAACCAGAAAATCTCAGTTAGTCACTTAGGAAAGATAAAAATAACACACGCGGAAACAAAAGAAGAATTGAATCGTTACGATGTGGAATACGGAGCCAATATTTATGTTTCAGATAATCAGAAAATTGTAAAAGATACATTACTTTTTAGTTGGGATACATATAATAACCCGTTAATTTCTACTGTAAAAGGTACTATATATTTTGAAGATTTCATACCTGATGTTACTTATAAAAATGAATTCAATGAGCTAACAGGAAGAAATGAAATAACTATTATTGAATCTCGCGATGTTGCAAAACAAGCACAGTTGAGAATTGAAACCAAAGATGGTGAGGACGAATTCATCCCTCTACCAGCTGGACTTAATTTAGATGTAGAAGAAGGAAGTATAATATTTCCTGGAGAAATTTTAGGCAAAACCTCACGAGTGACTATCAAACAAAGAGATATTACAGGTGGATTACCAAGAGTGGTTGAATTATTTGAAGCACGCTCCCCACATAATAAGGCTATCATTTCGGAAATTGACGGTGTAGTAAAAATTGGTAAACTTGCACGCCTGGGAAGAAAAGTAAAAATCGTATCTCCAGATGAAAATTACGAGAAAGAATATACAATCCCATATGGAAGAAGAATAATAGTCCATGAAAATGATGTAGTGGAAAGTGGAGACCCGCTTTCAGATGGTCCTTTAGATCCCCATGATATTTTGTCAGCAAGGGGAATTACCACCACTCAAGAGTTTATAACTAACGAGATATTAGAAATATACAGAAAGCAGGGAGTGGATATCAATGATAAGCATATTAGAGTGATTGTTAGTCAGATGATGCAAAAGGTAAAAATTATTGATACAGGCGACACGATTTTTTTAGAGGGAGAAATAGTAGATAAAAATCATGTAAAAAAGGTGAATCAACAAGTTGAAGCTCAGGGCGGCAGAGTTGCAACATTTGAACAATTACTTATGGGTATTACAAAATCTGCACTAATTACCGATAGTTTTATATCTGCAGCATCATTCCAAAATACTACTAAAGTTCTTACTGAAGCTGCAGTAATGGGTAAACTTGATACACTTGAAGGACTAAAAGAAAGTGTTATTATTGGACACAGAATTCCCGCAGGCACAGGTGAAAAATTATATCATGACAAGGTTAGAGACACAATTGAGCAGGAATTAAGTCTGAGGAAAAGTGTCAGAAAATTGCTTAATTTTAGTTAAAAATGAATTTTAAAAATAGGAGGCTTTAGTGCCCACAATTTCACAACTTATTAGAAAAGGCAGAACACGAAGTATGAAGTCAAAGAAATATAAGGCATTGTCAGGCTGCCCCCAAAAACGAGGGGTATGTACAAGAGTGTACACTACTACACCCAAAAAGCCTAATTCAGCATTAAGAAAAGTCGCTCGCGTTAGACTATCAAACGGTATGGAAGTAACTTGCTATATACCTGGTGAAGGTCATAATTTACAAGAACACTCAATAGTTTTAATTAGAGGAGGGAGAGTAAAAGACATTCCTGGTGTGAGGTATCATATTATTAGAGGAACTCTTGATGCAAGTGGTGTAGAAGAAAGAAAAAAAAGCCGTTCCAAATATGGAACTAAATATACTAAAAAATTATAGTGAGGGTCAATGTCAAGAAGAAAAAGAGCTCAAAAAAGAGAAATCCTTCCCGATCCAAAATATCATGATAAAATGATAGCTAAATTTATTAACCAAATGATGGTTTGTGGTAAAAAAAGTCTTGCGGAAAGAAAATTTTATAAAACTCTAGAATTGATTGAAAAGAAAGCAAATGATGACCCAGTTCAGATTTTTAAAAAAGCTGTTGAAAATGTAAGACCAAGAATTGAAGTAAAATCAAGAAGAATTGGAGGATCTACCTATCAAGTTCCCTTAGAGGTGAGACCAGATAGGCAACAAACCTTGGCATTTCGGTGGATTGTAAATTTTGCTAGAAAACGTAATGAAAAAACTGTTGAAGAAAAATTAGCTGCAGAGCTCCTGGCAGCATATAAGAATGAAGGCGCTTCTGTCAAAAAGCGTGAAGAAGTTTGGAGAATGGCAGAGTCAAATAAAGCTTTTGCTCACTTTAGATTTTGAGCCACGAAGAACGCCAAGATACACGAAGGAATTAAATAACAGAAAAATTAGTATTTCTTCGTGCCCTTAGTGGTTAAAAATGAATAACAAAAAAATTAGTGTTTCTTCGTGCCTTTAGTGGCTAAAAAATGAATAGAGATTATCCTTTAGAAAAAATTCGCAATATTGGCTTAATCGCTCATATTGATGCTGGAAAAACTACAGTTACTGAGCGAATCCTATTCTATACAGGCATTTTGCATCAAATGGGAGAAGTTCATGATGGAACTGCAACTATGGATTGGATGATTCAAGAAAGAGAAAGAGGTATAACCATTACCTCAGCTGCTACAACATGTTACTGGAAAAACCATAGGATAAATATTATTGATACTCCCGGTCATGTTGATTTTACTGTTGAAGTGGAACGCTCTCTTAGAATTCTTGATGGAGCTGTTGTTATTTTTTGTGGTGTGGCAGGAGTTGAACCACAATCAGAAACTGTCTGGCACCAAGCTGATAAATATCATATTCCCCGCTTGGCTTTCATTAATAAATTAGATAGAGTTGGTGCAGATTTTAGTTATGCTCTTGAAACTGTTAAATCAAAATTGCAACCTAATTCGTTTCCTATTCAGTTGCCAATTATGAATGGAGAAGATTTTCTTGGTGTTATCAATTTAATTGATAATAAAGCATATATTTTTGATAAAGATGAATTAGGCATAGATTACACAGTTTGCAACATAGCAAATGAAAATGTTAAAGGAATATCTTTGCAACAAAGAGAATTAGCAGAAAATTATCGCAGTCAACTTATTGAAAAGATTGCTGAATATGATGAAACTATTTTAAAAAAATATTTAAATGGTAAAAAAATAAGTGAGAAGGATTTAATTACTTCTATCCGCAAATTAACTCTAAGTTGTGATTTTGTTCCTGTCCTTTGCGGCTCAGCTCTTAAAAATAAAGGTATCCAGCTTATGATTAATGCTATAGTTGATTTCCTTCCTTCTCCAATAGATGTGCCTGCAATTGAAGCTACAATTCCAGATTCAAAAAATAAGAAGAAAATTATAGTAGATGAAACCCTTCCTTTTGCAGCTTTGGCTTTTAAAAATCAAGTTAACCCTTATGTAGGGAAACTTACTTACCTTAGAGCTTATTCTGGAAAGATCAATAAAGGTGATTATGTTCTCAATGTTAATACTGGAAAAAAGGAAAGAATAACTCGTATTCTGCAAATGCATTCAAATAAATCTATTAATAAAAAAGCATTATATGCTGGTGAAATCTGTGCAGTAGCAGGTCTAAATAATGCAGCCTCAGGTGATAGCATAGTTGAACTTGGTAATCCGGTTTTACTTGAAAAAATTGCGTTTGCTGAACCGGTTATGTCTATTGCTATTGAACCAAAGACTAAAGTTGATGAAGAGAATCTTGAAATAACTTTACCAAGATTATTTGATGAGGACCCAACATATCATATAAAGAAAGATAAGGAGACAGGACAAACTTTGATTTCTGGCATGGGTGAGCTTCATTTGGAGATTTTGATTGATAGGTTGAAAAGAGAATTTAAGGTTGATGTGAATGTAGGAAAGCCGAGAGTAAACTATAAGGAAACAATTATAAATCGTGCTGAAGCTGAAGGTATATTAGATCGCAAAGTTGGTGAACATGGACAATACGGGCATGTAAAATTGAGGATAGAACCTTATTCCGACAATTCACGGATTGGAAAATCAAAGTATAAGATTTATTTTGAAAATGCATCCTCAGAGTATGAGATTCCAAAGCATTTTCTAAATGCTATAAAAGCAGGAGTAATTGAATCTGCACAAAGTGGGGCACTTACCGGTAATAAAGTTGAAAATATAAAAGTAGTTGTAACAGGGGGTTCATTCAACCCTGTAGATTCTTCCGAATTAGCATTTAAAATTGCTGGCTCAATTGCCTTCACTAATGCACTTAGAAAAGCTAAATCTATTCTTTTAGAGCCAATTATGAACATTAATATTGTTACACCAGAAGAATATTTAGGCAATGTTATAAATGATTTGAATAGCAGAAGAGGTAAAATTATTGAAGTTTCAGATAAGGAATCAATCAAAATCGTAAATGGTTATGTTCCTTTGAATGAAACATTTGGATATGCAACTAATCTGAGGTCAGTATCTCAAGGTAGAGCTTCTTACTCCATGGAATTTTTTGAGTATGAAAAAGTACCAGAAAATATTTCAAACAAAATCATTAAAAAAATGCGTGGCTATTAATTTTATGAGGAGATAATGGATAAGATAAGAATCAGGCTTAAGGCGTATGACCATTCTCTTTTGGATAAATCTGTTGCAGAAATTGTTAGAAATACTAAAGGAACCGGAGCCAAAATAATCGGTCCGATTCCACTGCCAACCCAGAGACGGCTTTATACCGTTCTTCGCTCTCCACATGTTGATAAAAAATCAAGAGAACAGTTTGAAATGAGGATTCATAAAAGAATCATTGATATTCAGAATGCTACTCCCAAAACTGTAGATGCCATTAAGAACCTAAATATTCCAGCAGGTGTACATATTGAAATCAAAACCTGAGATGACCGTAAGATATTATTCTGTCCGTTCAGGCTTCCCGGTGAAATCGGGGAGACTAAAAGGAGAAAAATGTTAGGATTAATTGGGAAAAAAATAGGAATGACCAGAGCTTTCAGCGAAAATGGGGATTCAATCCCTGTTACCTTAATTCAGGCCGGTTCCTGCACTGTAGTTCAACAAAAAACTCCAAAGAGAGACGGCTATACCGCTCTTCAACTCGGTTTTTTTGAAGTTGACGAAAATAAGATTACCAAACCTTTAGCTGGTCATTTTAAGAGTAATAAGTTAAAGTATTATAAATTTCTAAAAGAGTTTAGGGTTGATAATAAATTGTTGA comes from Candidatus Cloacimonadota bacterium and encodes:
- the rpsJ gene encoding 30S ribosomal protein S10 yields the protein MDKIRIRLKAYDHSLLDKSVAEIVRNTKGTGAKIIGPIPLPTQRRLYTVLRSPHVDKKSREQFEMRIHKRIIDIQNATPKTVDAIKNLNIPAGVHIEIKT
- the rpsL gene encoding 30S ribosomal protein S12, encoding MPTISQLIRKGRTRSMKSKKYKALSGCPQKRGVCTRVYTTTPKKPNSALRKVARVRLSNGMEVTCYIPGEGHNLQEHSIVLIRGGRVKDIPGVRYHIIRGTLDASGVEERKKSRSKYGTKYTKKL
- the rpsG gene encoding 30S ribosomal protein S7 — translated: MSRRKRAQKREILPDPKYHDKMIAKFINQMMVCGKKSLAERKFYKTLELIEKKANDDPVQIFKKAVENVRPRIEVKSRRIGGSTYQVPLEVRPDRQQTLAFRWIVNFARKRNEKTVEEKLAAELLAAYKNEGASVKKREEVWRMAESNKAFAHFRF
- the fusA gene encoding elongation factor G translates to MNRDYPLEKIRNIGLIAHIDAGKTTVTERILFYTGILHQMGEVHDGTATMDWMIQERERGITITSAATTCYWKNHRINIIDTPGHVDFTVEVERSLRILDGAVVIFCGVAGVEPQSETVWHQADKYHIPRLAFINKLDRVGADFSYALETVKSKLQPNSFPIQLPIMNGEDFLGVINLIDNKAYIFDKDELGIDYTVCNIANENVKGISLQQRELAENYRSQLIEKIAEYDETILKKYLNGKKISEKDLITSIRKLTLSCDFVPVLCGSALKNKGIQLMINAIVDFLPSPIDVPAIEATIPDSKNKKKIIVDETLPFAALAFKNQVNPYVGKLTYLRAYSGKINKGDYVLNVNTGKKERITRILQMHSNKSINKKALYAGEICAVAGLNNAASGDSIVELGNPVLLEKIAFAEPVMSIAIEPKTKVDEENLEITLPRLFDEDPTYHIKKDKETGQTLISGMGELHLEILIDRLKREFKVDVNVGKPRVNYKETIINRAEAEGILDRKVGEHGQYGHVKLRIEPYSDNSRIGKSKYKIYFENASSEYEIPKHFLNAIKAGVIESAQSGALTGNKVENIKVVVTGGSFNPVDSSELAFKIAGSIAFTNALRKAKSILLEPIMNINIVTPEEYLGNVINDLNSRRGKIIEVSDKESIKIVNGYVPLNETFGYATNLRSVSQGRASYSMEFFEYEKVPENISNKIIKKMRGY
- the rpoB gene encoding DNA-directed RNA polymerase subunit beta: MKERKSFSKIKKSLHGFKLPRIEIPNLLAMQKGSYARFLQKEVNPTKRKNIGLQKVFSENFPIEDPQNQYLLEFISYSILREKYTPDECIARNLTYQAPLKVKFRLTVFEKTIEGESKRIKNVIEQDLFLGEIPIITNRGTFIINGEEKVIISQLHRSPGIVFTSETHGSGKELFNAKVIPVKGSWFQFVTDTKDVISALIDKRHKVPVTTILRCVGLSDNNTIRATFYRSEKIDITKDDFSDRFLFEDIIDKKSGEVLAEGGNLITELIVDKLLNLGIENVKVIDKKWEDERKIIESTLEKDPTSSTEDALKSIYNIIRPGEEPSLDMAKELIDRIFFNEKRYSLGEVGRFKLNKHLNLDIDLNIQILTQSDFIAIVKEIINLYKSKSRTDDIDHLSNRRVGGVGELVANQFSIGLSRIARIARGRMTLSNPDEINILGLINTNALMAVVHSFFLTGELSQFMEQTNPLAAITHMRRLSALGPGGLTRERAGFEVRDVHYSHYGRICPIETPEGPNIGLLTSPAIYSRVNKYGFLETPYIKVNNGTLTREVDYLDPVQEEHQNIAQAGIEVDKAGDISKNTIFCLSGGDFVRVHRNEVNYIDASRQQIVSVSAGLIPFLDHDDANRALMGSNMQRQAVPLIKPEPPIVATGIEKLVAKDSELAVKAPFDAIVEKVTSEQIFLKRNKDTRKKDSISSLEETRIIELKKFTRTNQDTCVNQHPEVVVGQRIKKGNLISDGPAIKNGELALGRNMLVAFMPWYGYNYEDAIIISERVAREDELTSIYIQELEVLVRKTREGNEELTNDIPNVPKYALRNLDKNGVVRVGSHIKSGDILVGKITPKSSGIDLSPEEKLMRALFGERAGDFADTSLKAKPGMEGVVVDVQVFSRQEEDQISEEEKSVKLKELKSKYDQANKKVYKYMNKKLSELLIGETANRITEIKTGRFFIPPNTVITEENFKKINFKKLNIEKDLVVNEKKNELIYNEIIYDVKSILEENENNYRKERDRIRYGDELPSGVLKMVKIFIGKKRQIEVGDKISGRHGNKGVISRIAPIEDMPFLEDGTQVDIILNPLGVPSRMNIGQILETHLGWAAKVLGYGVETPVFDGAKISEILDHLKKAGLPENGKVVLYDGKDGEAFHEKVTVGIIYMMKLNHLVVDKMHARSTGPYSLVTQQPLGGKAQHGGQRLGEMEVWALEAYGASRLLQEMLTVKSDDVDGRNHTYEAITKGKELPAPGIPESFNVLVSELKSLSLDVKLISEKSENNLSN
- the rpoC gene encoding DNA-directed RNA polymerase subunit beta' yields the protein MIRELKRDKVVKDYNAVSIKIASPEKIRDWSYGEVTRPETINYRTLKPEKDGLFCEKIFGPVKDYECSCGKYKKYRFKGLICDRCGVEVTTSKVRRQRMGHIGLAVPVAHIWFVKSIPSPIQLLLDLKSSELQRILYYESYIVLKPGASDYNIGDIVDEVAYIEAKDKYPTGFVAEMGAEPVRKLLEQIDLNDEADKLRTAIKFETKQKKIKLIKKLKIVDSFINSGNKPEWMILEVLPVMPPDLRPLVYLEGGNFATADFNDLYRRVITRNNRLKALMEGHAPEVILRNEKRILQEAVDALMDNSRKSRPVKGRGNRPLKSLSDQLKGKRGRFRQNLLGKRVDYSGRSVIVIGPELKLNQCGLPKRMALELFKPFIIEKIEKIGAASTTKQAKRLIEGKKPEVWKILEEVIEDYPVLLNRAPTLHRLSIQAFQPILVEEKSIQLHPLLCFPFNADFDGDSMSVHIPLSGEAQIEARVLMSPVNNILSPANGKPVLVASQDIVLGVYFLTCALSDEPEETKNLPKFSCANEVEMAFERNRSELYGKNIMEDRDSKSDKIHIHSWIDYKIPGKDERVITTVGRVIFNQIVPEELGFQNYVFDKGKINQLTYEVFKSMGARRTATYLDELKDLGFRYATKSGTTFSQSDIVVPKGKKAILGYADADVDEIQNDYENGIITDSERYERLIDRWKIATEDITDIMMEELEKDKNGFNPIWIMSRSGARGGRDQIKQLGAMRGLMEKPQRKLTGEIGEIIENPIKSNFKEGLSILEYFISTHGARKGLADTALKTADAGYLTRRLVDVAQTAVITEEDCGTMEGVEMTPLKEGNKIIEPIGDRIKGRTAVEEVLDPVSGEIIVEVGETISDEKASLIQKHGIRSVKIRSVLTCEAEKGICAKCYGRNLATNKPVVIGEPVGVIAAQSIGEPGTQLTLRTFHIGGATSTAVEKAEVNAESDGLIKFERLDYVFNRENQKISVSHLGKIKITHAETKEELNRYDVEYGANIYVSDNQKIVKDTLLFSWDTYNNPLISTVKGTIYFEDFIPDVTYKNEFNELTGRNEITIIESRDVAKQAQLRIETKDGEDEFIPLPAGLNLDVEEGSIIFPGEILGKTSRVTIKQRDITGGLPRVVELFEARSPHNKAIISEIDGVVKIGKLARLGRKVKIVSPDENYEKEYTIPYGRRIIVHENDVVESGDPLSDGPLDPHDILSARGITTTQEFITNEILEIYRKQGVDINDKHIRVIVSQMMQKVKIIDTGDTIFLEGEIVDKNHVKKVNQQVEAQGGRVATFEQLLMGITKSALITDSFISAASFQNTTKVLTEAAVMGKLDTLEGLKESVIIGHRIPAGTGEKLYHDKVRDTIEQELSLRKSVRKLLNFS